The following DNA comes from Erigeron canadensis isolate Cc75 chromosome 3, C_canadensis_v1, whole genome shotgun sequence.
GTGTTATTTTTTATCAATCCATGCCCGTACATAATGGAATTTATCGTCTTCACCACTAAAATGTTTTCTTGTATAAACTGGACACTTTTCATTAGTTTCGATCAACTATATATTACATAGCTTAGGTGATCCGTTATTTGTATGCTATAGTTATACTAGTTCTTACCACtttaagtaattatattttatgataaatgattggagatatatctatttaatcGATATTAACTTATCATCAAATGTCATACTTATCGTTCTTTGTAATCACTCAAAGCTTAATAGTGATATTATCTAATACATACTTCTAATTATAACCATTATTAGTAGCATCTACATATAAAGGTGTCATAGATTTGCTCCCACTTATGTATGTTGATCGAACCAAATAATGATTTTTGGCATGTTTGGTAACAATCTTCCCTGTATTGATGGAGCCATGATTTGACATTAGAAAAGGCTAGTTGCTTGGTTGGAAGAGATCGATGGAAGAAAAGCATGTTGATTTAacgttaaaaacaaaaacttagaTAACAAGTTGTGTATTGATTATAGCACGATCTAGCTCCTCTTATTAGTTCCACGCCTTTGCAATCGTCCAGATAATACCAAGCTAACACATCGTCCAACTACACATTTCTTTAAATGAGAGTTGTACCCTCAGGCACTTAGCTAGACGAAGATCACATTATCTACTTCAGATAGTACTAAGCGTGCCCTTTTTTACAAAGCCATTCCAACTTAAAACTTCTACAACGAAGTTGAGCATTTCATTTCAATAACTAATATAGACCATAAATTAACCATTTTAGATGAAACGCACCATATATACAATTCTAGTCTCAAGATTTTAGAAAACTAGCCAAATGTAATCTCATGACTTTTAGAAACCTAGCCAGATGTTAACATGTGTTATGGTAGTTCTTATGAGTTATGACCTATGAATCTATGATCATGATCACAGTGGCGAAATCATAAACAAAAGTGACCAGTAgcacaaattattttttttctactaGTCTTGTATCGACATtaagtaacaataacaatgaTAACGACTAAATTGTTACGACTTTTagcgtttttttttaaatgatttttggctatttataatgtttttttttttgcttttttagtagtttttatttatcatttagttgtaCATATacgtttttataagttttattgatagaaaaatgtttcaaaagtttaaattttgtcaCATTGACCGGTAtcacatatttatttgacccatAGCACCAacaaaaaatacattattttttgaaaaatttatcCTGCATGAATTTAGCGGACCCGTAGCCCTGACTACCCCTAAGTTGTATGTGGTTCCGCCCATGATCATATATCACCTATGATTACTAATCATATGTTCAAACTCTTTCtcatatgttttttaatttccCTTCCTTTAATTCTCCTTTTTCTTCCACATTATAGTCTATAAACTTATAAATCATTCAATCGACACTACTTTTCAATAATATCGACTTTATAGTTTCAAAAACTTCACACGTAACTTCACTATTTCGCCTAGATTTTTACACAATATCCCAATGTGTCAAACCATTCCGTCTATACAATATTGTGGAACAAGtgagaaaaataaaactttgatgTCTAGAATAAAACATTCCattcatttattatattaaactttATTATACTTacagatatatacatacagctaacacacacacacacacaaacgcATCTTTCCGCGTTTCTCTTCcttatttaactaaaaaaaactcaaaaaaaatcTCAGacaaaaaatagtaataaatttCAAGCTGAAAGAGAGAGATATCAGGCATCAAATCCATGGCTGCTGCTTCTGCTGAACGCGAAAACTTCATCTATGTCGCCAAGCTCGCCGAGCAAGCTGAACGCTATGACGGTAACAGATCCAttttctcctatatatatacatatatatataatatatatatatataatatatgccAATAGAATTATGACAGATGTTATTTTGAGTTGATAAGTTTTAATTAGTGAATTATATTCTAGATCATATGAAAtactgtgtatatatatatatatatatatttgtttataaatagaTGATGATATTACTTATTTTGTTTAGGAATTAATTGATCACTATTGTATAGGAATATGTAGTAATTATTATCTAGTATAAGGATgaaaattaattagttaaagagAGAGATGTGAAGGATGAGCGTTGACCGTTTTCGAAACATCCAGCTGATGGTAATATGGTAAATATAGAGGTCTGGAGGGAGATTTATGGGTAGGTAAACTATCTAATGAAGTTAGTATATAAGAAAAGAAGATACTATTCAATTTTTCATTGTCTGAGAAGGGGATACCATCCAATTAGTCAAAGTTGTTCAACCATTGAGTAATTTGGATTCGGCGATAAAATTTAGTGAAACTAGTGACATGATTAAGTTTGTTAACGTGTGGTAGTGATGTGTGGATTCTTTACTACCGTAATTGCTAAATTTTCCGCATGTGAAACGTAAGTTAGTAGAGAACCCAAATGTTGTCATATCAACAATTTCTTATCCCGGTCAACAGGATTTGATTGTCTTTTCCTTTGTTTAGCTTATCTAGtggttaaaaaaatttcaaaagtgtGATGTTTTGTTCAGGACATGAAATCgtagaaaaaggaaaaaaaaaaaaaaaaggtaaatgccTAGAAACCCCTTAGTCCCATAGAGAAATTTTTCCTCTCAAACTAGCGACCCTACAACGCTGCCTGGCGGTGAGACCCTAGAAACCTTGGCTGGTTGAATATGCTTTTGCAGGGATTCGAACCTGGGTGGTGTTCCCACCAAGTCGCTTTTTAGGGGGGCAGGTGGCCACTGGGTTGTAACCCAGATGGTTAAATCGTAGAAAAAGGACATGGTGGATGAAAAGTAACTTTTATTTTAGATGACTAACCCTATATAAAAACTGTAGTACTTAATACGTCAATTGATGTTTAATTCGAGTTAATCTGTCATATGATGTTTTATTCGAGTCTTTATGATATAAAGGGTgatcttttgttttgtttagagATGGTGGATGCAATGAAGAAAGTTGCACAGTTGGATATTGAATTGACTGTTGAGGAGAGAAATCTGCTGTCAGTTGGATACAAGAATGTGGTGGGTTCACGTAGGGCATCATGGAGGATATTGTCTTCCATTGAGCAAAAAGAGGAGTCAAGAGGCAATGAAGTTAATGTAAAGCGAATTAAGGAATACAGGCAGAAGGTGGAAACAGAGCTGTCTGATATTTGTGGCGATATCATGACTGTGATTGATGAGCATCTGATTCCATCTTCCTCCGCTGGAGAATCTACTGTTTTCTACTATAAGATGTGAGTATCATTTATGACAAAAAGTGTGAGGTCCAAAAAAACACTCTTGTACATTTGTTTGTGGTAGTTAATTGTTATTGCTTTATGAATTTGTGTGGGGCATGTGGTCTTGAAATTGTGCTGTGAATATATACTTGACATGAATCACATGATATGAAAAAGATACGAATCTTCAACCgaactttatttttttcaagtaGGGTAATTCCAAGATGACCGTTAGTTTTTAGATTCTAAATATATGATATCAGTTTTTGCAAAAATGCAGGAAAGGAGACTATTATAGGTATCTTGCAGAGTTCAAGTCTGGTAGTGACAAAAAAGAAGCAGCTGACCAGTCGCTGAAGGCTTATCAGGTAACAAGCTATTTTATTCCATAGTTATCACTTACACAAGCATTCCATGTAGTAAACTTACTTGCGATCTGAAAAGGTATCGTGATAtcagtttatatatttaatgatttCCCAATACTGCGGAAGTTACTAAATGCCTAAATGGTATAAGAAGGTTTATAAGCAGTATAAGGGGCTTACTTTGTCCGAATAATGACGTGGTGAGTTATGTTTTCTACAGTTGGCTTCTACTGCTGCAGAGGAACTATCTCCTACTCATCCCATTCGATTGGGTTTGGCTCTGAACTTCTCTGTCTTCTATTATGAGATCATGAACTCTCCGGAAAGGTAATGTGGAATTCTTATAAATCTTAATGTATATTAGTTATGAAATATCTTACTAAATCGTTTGGTTTATCAGAGCCTGCCACCTGGCAAAACAAGCTTTTGATGAAGCTATCTCAGAGCTCGACTCTCTGAGTGAGGAATCATACAAAGATAGCACTTTGATTATGCAGCTCCTGAGGGATAACCTCACTTTGTGGACTTCTGACATTCCAGAGGATGGAGGTATAACACATCTATAACTTTTAATTTCCAATCGATTACATCTGGTTTTATTTGTTGTCTCACTTGTTCTCGTGTTTGCAGATGACCAAAAGATGGAGATCACCAAATCTGGTGTAGAAGATGCAGAGGTTAGAAATCCATGCTTTCTCTTTTAACTTGCAGACCCAACTGCAATTctgactttatttttttttttagcagaTTGACCTTCTTCTTTCTAATGCACTGTTTATTAATAAAGCATAGAACTTGTTGGTTTCTTCGGCAATATGTGCTTAGATATcttgtgtttttcttttatgcAGTAAAAATTGAAGGGTAACTCTGCATCCGTGAAGGGGGGTGGACGGTCACCTTTGGTATTGTATTTGTAAGCCTAAATTCTAAAGCGGTAATATGAGAATCGCATTAGTTATTTTCGTCTGTCATTGTTGTAACAGTTGTAAAATGCCCAGAAATGTGACGTTTATTGCATGCCTTCTGATTTTATGATCCAGGCTTGTTTCTTAAATTTTAGTTTACTTAGGGAGTTTCTGTTTTCCTTGGTGAGAATGCAAATAAGAACATGAATTTCACCATTTCTGGGTGTTGATTGTGTTCTGCTTATGAATTTCCGTTATCTATCTAGATTGAGTTTTTTTGAACTAACCAA
Coding sequences within:
- the LOC122590659 gene encoding 14-3-3 protein 9-like, whose protein sequence is MAAASAERENFIYVAKLAEQAERYDEMVDAMKKVAQLDIELTVEERNLLSVGYKNVVGSRRASWRILSSIEQKEESRGNEVNVKRIKEYRQKVETELSDICGDIMTVIDEHLIPSSSAGESTVFYYKMKGDYYRYLAEFKSGSDKKEAADQSLKAYQLASTAAEELSPTHPIRLGLALNFSVFYYEIMNSPERACHLAKQAFDEAISELDSLSEESYKDSTLIMQLLRDNLTLWTSDIPEDGDDQKMEITKSGVEDAE